The following nucleotide sequence is from Gammaproteobacteria bacterium.
GGAGCATGGAAACTAGATATAGATATAAATCCCGTACCAGACCAACCGAAACCTCTCGTTCCCACGCTCCCGCGTGGGAATGCATACCAACCCGCACCAACCAGCAAGATACAAGTTCCCACGCAGGAGCATGGGAACTAGATAAAACCAGATAGCCCGCACCAGGCTAGCTCTGCTTCAACACATAGTGGGCACCACAATAAGGGCACTTCACCTCACCACTTACCTCTATATCCAGAAACACACGCGGGTGTGCATCCCATAGTGAATCATCCGAGCGTGGGCAATGTAATGGCAACTCTTCTTTGCTCACTTCTACCCGCGCATCTGTATTGTTCTTTATCACAGCATTCGACATAAGCACTTCCTTCTCCAGCAAAAGATGGTGCGCAATGCGCACCCTACCGGTCACTTAGGTAGGGTGCGTATTACGCACCAATATTCCTAGACCAGTGTTAACCACTCAGGATGATCATCCAGACGACCATGCACATAATCAAAATAAATAGACTGTAGACGTTCGGTAATCGGGCCACGACCACCAGACCCAATGGTGCGACGATCCAGTTCACGAATCGGTGTCACCTCGGCAGCAGTACCAGTAAAGAACGCTTCATCGGCACAATAAACTTCATCACGGGTGATACGTTTTTCACGCACCTCAATCCCTTCCTGTGCCGCTATAGTGAATATGGTCTCACGCGTAATGCCTTCCAGCGCCGAGGTGAGATCCGGTGTATAGATCACACCATTTTTCACCATAAAGAAATTCTCGCCACTACCCTCGGCAACAAAACCATCCACATCCAGCAATAACGCCTCATCATAACCATCCGCCAATGCCTCCTGCAGAGCCATCATGGAATTCATATAATTACCATTGGCCTTGGCACGACACATCGTGACATTAACATGATGGCGGGCGAAGGAGGATGTGCGAATACGGATACCCTTCTCCATATTCTCGGCACCTAGATAAGAACCCCACTCCCAGGCTGCCACGATTACATGCGTCTTTAATCCATCCGCACGCAGACCCATACCTTCCGAGCCATAAAAACACATAGGTCGAAGATAAGCCGAGCTTAGATTATTCTCACTCACCACTGCCTTTTGAGCCGCTGAAAGCGTCTCCATATCATAAGGCATGGACATATTTAAAATATGTGCCGAATTAAACAGCCGTTTGGTATGCTCCTGCAAGCGAAAAATAGCCGTGCCCTGATCAGTTTTGTAGGCACGAACACCTTCAAAAACACCCATGCCATAATGCAGGGTATGGGTTAATACATGCACCTTGGCCTCACGCCAGGGCACCATTTCACCATCAAACCAGATGACGCCATCACGGTCATCCATTGTCATACGCATTCTCCTAACCTCAACACAGCCTGCTCACAGGCACAATATCAGGGAATTATACCGTCAAACAGGTGAAAACGGGAAGTGAATATATGCATTCCCACGCAGAGCATGGGAACGAGGTAATGA
It contains:
- a CDS encoding branched-chain amino acid transaminase, with the protein product MTMDDRDGVIWFDGEMVPWREAKVHVLTHTLHYGMGVFEGVRAYKTDQGTAIFRLQEHTKRLFNSAHILNMSMPYDMETLSAAQKAVVSENNLSSAYLRPMCFYGSEGMGLRADGLKTHVIVAAWEWGSYLGAENMEKGIRIRTSSFARHHVNVTMCRAKANGNYMNSMMALQEALADGYDEALLLDVDGFVAEGSGENFFMVKNGVIYTPDLTSALEGITRETIFTIAAQEGIEVREKRITRDEVYCADEAFFTGTAAEVTPIRELDRRTIGSGGRGPITERLQSIYFDYVHGRLDDHPEWLTLV
- a CDS encoding zinc-finger domain-containing protein, yielding MSNAVIKNNTDARVEVSKEELPLHCPRSDDSLWDAHPRVFLDIEVSGEVKCPYCGAHYVLKQS